The Cellulosimicrobium cellulans genome contains the following window.
CCCGCGCTCGCGCTGCTGCGGACGCCGGACGAGTGGCTGCACGCGCAGGCGGCGCGCGAGGAGCTGGCCCGCGCCGTGCTCCGCGAGCTCGGGCTGCGGCCCGCGGGCGAGACCCCCGAGGTGGCCCAGGACCGGTGGGCGGCGGTGAGCACGGCGGAGCAGCGCCGGATCGCGCGCGAGATGGCGCAGGAGGCACGGCGGGCCGAGCAGCTCGCGCGCGAGCTCGCGGAGAAGCGCGCCAAGGAAGCCGCGGCGCAGTACGCAAACTACTAGCGAAGCTCCTGACGAGGACTCCATGACGACACCCGACGACGCCCTCGACCTCACGCTCGACGAGTACGCCCCGGGCTCCGCGGTCGCGCTCACCGACGCCGAGCGCTGGCCCACGCTCGACGACGCCGGCCGCGCCGCGCTCGACGCGGTGCGGAACCACCCCGCCGCGCCCGCCTGGGTCCACGTCACGGGCGACCGGCTGCGCCCCGACGACCTCCCCGTGCTGGACGACGTCGCGGCACGCCTCGCCGCGGGCCGCGCGGACACCCGTGCCGGCACCCGCGTCGAGGAACCGGCCGTGCCCTCCGGCATCGCGGACGCGCCCGGCGCCCCGCCCGCGTGGGTGGGCGCCCTCGTCGACCGGGCGCACGCCGTCGTGCCGCGGTACCGCCGGGCGCGCGACCGCGGGGAGAGCCGGGCCGGGTCGCCGCTCACCGCGGTCCGGCCCGTCACGCGCGACGACCTGCGGCACGACGTGGCGTCGTTCGTGCCGGTGGACGTGCCGCTGGGGCGCGTGCTCGAGGGCACCAGCTCCGGCAGCACGGGCGCGGCGGTCCGCGTGCCGCTGCACCCCGTGGCCGTCGCGGCGGACCTCGTGCTCCTGCAGCACCTCGTCACCGATTCGGCAGCAGGCGCCGGCGCGACCTGGGAGCCCGCCCCCGGCCGCCTGGGCCTGATGAACCTCGTGGACCAGCGCGAGGCGTTCACGTACGCGTCGGCGATGACCGGGTTCCGCCGCGGACCGGGAGTCGCCGCCCCGAGCATGGCGCGCGTCAACCTCGACCCCGGCGCCTGGAGGGACCCCGGCGACCGCGCGGCGTTCCTCGCGGCGCAGGACCCGCAGGTGGTGTCGAGCTCGCCGCTGCCGCTCCTCGCGCTCGCCCGGCTCGTGGAGGAGCAGGGCCTCGCGCTGCACCCGGTCGCGCTCGTCAGCGGGGCCGCGCACCTGTCCGACGTCGCTCGCGCGCGCCTGCGCGCCACGTGGGACGTCCCCGTCGTCGACCTCTACGGGCTGCGCGAGACGGGCGCGGTCGCGGCCCGCACCGACGCGGGGCCGTTCGTCGTCGTCGCGGGCCGACGCGTCTGGGTCGAGGCCCTCGACGACGACGGCGCGCCCGTCCCCGACGGCGACCTCGGCGAGGTCGTCGTCACGGTCGACGAGAACCCGTACCTGCCGCTGCTGCGCTACCGCACCGGCGACCGCGCGCGGATCGTGCGGCGCGACGCGCGGGTCGAGCTGCACGACCTGGA
Protein-coding sequences here:
- a CDS encoding AMP-dependent synthetase, giving the protein MTTPDDALDLTLDEYAPGSAVALTDAERWPTLDDAGRAALDAVRNHPAAPAWVHVTGDRLRPDDLPVLDDVAARLAAGRADTRAGTRVEEPAVPSGIADAPGAPPAWVGALVDRAHAVVPRYRRARDRGESRAGSPLTAVRPVTRDDLRHDVASFVPVDVPLGRVLEGTSSGSTGAAVRVPLHPVAVAADLVLLQHLVTDSAAGAGATWEPAPGRLGLMNLVDQREAFTYASAMTGFRRGPGVAAPSMARVNLDPGAWRDPGDRAAFLAAQDPQVVSSSPLPLLALARLVEEQGLALHPVALVSGAAHLSDVARARLRATWDVPVVDLYGLRETGAVAARTDAGPFVVVAGRRVWVEALDDDGAPVPDGDLGEVVVTVDENPYLPLLRYRTGDRARIVRRDARVELHDLEGRSPVRYLRPDGAWVPSVDAAQHLQAHGMAAWQLHQAADGNVVLDVVPDAPGDAGSQAARAAGDAVGHLVGRRVTVREVSPARLGAGRARRWSSDVPGGAA